One window of the Melospiza melodia melodia isolate bMelMel2 chromosome 15, bMelMel2.pri, whole genome shotgun sequence genome contains the following:
- the C15H15orf61 gene encoding uncharacterized protein C15orf61 homolog — translation MRALLRRLHGAAVALLLWRGRAPSPARPAASEVLSQHLRQRRLPHWTSFCVKYSAVQNDQFGLSHFNWPVDGANYLVLRTGCFPFIKYHCSRAAPQDLALQDAFFTALKVLNAGIPTLLYGIGSWFFARVTETVHTSHGPVTIYFLNKEDEGAMY, via the exons ATGCGGGCGCTGCTGCGGCGGCTGCACGGCGCGGCCGTGGCGCTGCTGCTGTGGCGGGGCCGCGCTCcgtccccggcccggcccgccgcctCCGAGGTGCTGAGCCAGCACCTGCGGCAGCGCCGCCTGCCCCACTGGACCTCGTTCTGCGTCAAGTACAGCGCGGTGCAAAACGACCAGTTCGGCCTCTCGCACTTCAACTGGCCCGTGGACGGCGCCAACTACCTGGTGCTGCGCACCGGCTGCTTCCCCTTCATCAAGTACCACTGCTCCCGTGCGGCACCTCAGGACCTGGCGCTGCAGGACGCCTTCTTCACCGCCCTCAAGGTGCTCAACGCCG GCATCCCAACTTTACTGTATGGAATTGGCTCCTGGTTCTTTGCCCGTGTCACAGAGACTGTTCACACCAGCCATGGCCCAGTCACCATTTATTTTCTAAACAAAGAAGATGAAGGAGCCATGTACTGA